TTCCGGCGAACTCCACGACGACGGAGATGCCGAGCGGCAACATTACGGTGACGGCGACGAACGGAAGCAACACGGTGACGCTGGGCACAGTGAGTGCGTCGAGCGCGTACAGCCCGAATGGAGCGACGGTCAGCGGAACGTTCCCGAGCGCGGGGACATGGAATGTTGTGGCGTCGTATGCGGGGGATTCGAACTTTTCGGTTGGAGCGTCGAGTCCGCTGGCGGTAACGATAGCGCCGGCGGCGGTTGGTCTCAGCCTTAACATCTCCGGCAACGCGTCGGCAATGACGAACGTGCAGCAGACATACACGATCAAGCTGAGCCTGCCTTCGGGGGTCACAACGACGAACACGCCTACAGGAACAATTGCGGTCTCGGCGAACATGGGCGGCAATTTCACTTCGCTGGGAACGGTTTCTGCGGCGAGTGCCTTCAGTGCGAATGGAGCGACGGTTACGACGACGTTCACGACGGCAGGGACCTATGTGATTGCGGCGACGTACAGCGGCGACGCGAACTTCACGTCGACGAGCGGCAATGCGTTCACGGTGACGGTGTCAGCGGGTCTTCAACCGCTGAACTTGGCGCTGACGGGACCGACAACAGCGAACGTAGGAAGCACGCACAACTACGTAGTGCAGTTGTCGCTGCCGGCGAATGCGATGACGACGTATACACCGAGCGGAAACGTGACGCTGAGCGCGGTTGGGCCGAACTCGACCACGCTAACGCTGGGCACGGTGAGCGCGGCGACGGCGTTCAGCGCGAATGGCGGAACGATTGCGGGGATTTTCCCGCTGACGGGAAGCTACAGCCTGGTGGCGAGCTATCAGGGAGACGCGAACTTCCAGGGGGTGACGTCAGCCACGCTGGCCGTGACGGCCACGGCGACGACGACTACGCCGGCGTTCCAGATTGTCGCGAGCGACATGGAGAATGCCACGGCGACGGGTGGACCGATGGATTCATCGAGCAACTTCCCGACGCTGAACGGCAGTGTGCCGGACACGGTGACCATCACGGTGGCGGCGGTGAATAGCTGGACGGGCACGCTGAACCTGGGTGCGTCGGGACCGGCATCGGGCGCGAACATTGCGTTCTATGACAAGTCGGGCAGTGCGATTACGCAGATCGTTCTGCCGGCGGTTGGATCGGTTACGGTGACGGCAAAGATCACGCCGGGTGGATCGGCGGCGCTGAAGAAGCCCGGGTTGCCATGGAAGAGCTATGGCGAGCGGGGATCGGCGACGCTGGCGGCATGCATGCTCGGGCTGCTGTTTGTTCCGCGTGGGCGGCGCCGGCAGGCCGCGAAGCTGTTTGCGGTGGTGGTGCTGCTGGTGACGATCGCGACGACGTCGAGTGGATGCTTGCAGTCGAACGGCGGCACCAAATCGTCATACGTGAATTTGACGCTTACGCCGACGACTCCTGCGAGTTCGCCGGCGGTCGGGGTCACCTTCCAGTACAACCAGTAATGGCGGACTAACCGGGCTGGGAATGGCCTATTCGGCATTCCCAGCACCTCCTTTAGAAGAGCACCAATGTATCCGTTCTTCGATATCTTCGGCGTACGCGTCTACTCGTTCGGCCTGTTGGTGGGTCTCGGAACGATCGGCGCCATGATTGCGGCTCACCTTGATTTCAAGCGGCGTAGCCTTCGGGTTTCGGTGCTAACCGCAGGTGCGGTTCTGCTTGGCTCGGGTGTCATCGGAAGCAAGCTCGACAGCGTCTTGATTTCGTCACTGCTCGCACATGGCACGTCGCAAGCAGATCTCCTTTCCAAATCCGGATTCACATGGTTCGGCGGCGTAGTGACCGCGATGGTTGCTGGCGTCGGGCTGGCGCGCTACTACGACGTAGGCCTCCTGGAGGGCTTCGATTCGATTGCTTTTCTCAGCCTGGGGCTGGCGATCGGGCGCATCGGATGTTTTCTTGCCGGCGATGGCGACTATGGTCCGGTGACACGCGTGCCCTGGGGTGTTGACTTCAGTCACGGCCTTGTTCCAGCAGCGGGCCTTCGCCACCCCACCATGCTCTACATTTCAATGTTTGAGCTGGCGATCTTTGCGTGGC
This genomic interval from Acidobacteriaceae bacterium contains the following:
- a CDS encoding Ig-like domain-containing protein; the encoded protein is MNAIAPDSPNQALYLLGQDTATAPDGGVVGLGTTSCAATNVVDLMNGANWNALVTVDSMHHLVYALSDAGGSSGGVTLTVIDTTKFPALTSTNYSLANTTGPFSGMVVDPSTGKLAIYGQGLYVYDPSAKAVSQVYSQAFMTIANAFIVPTSSTSTTTRLAIIPSSQSIGGKTIIELIDLSKVNGSFYTADNDNPVVINSNEGFALVSGGGYSAKTGLIYVQVELTDNTTQELLSYNYQTPASPNETVVADTSKTKAAGSPQTQIILNDKAGAVFEVTPDVTYEYNNPGRQGIVAYAVPLAGLGTAGIPVTLLDGSAMGDPGTEVTAFATNQVTGKSYVATNDGNVFIITPSASSTTSVNLAVTGASTGTVGVAQTFNVTLSLPANSTTTEMPSGNITVTATNGSNTVTLGTVSASSAYSPNGATVSGTFPSAGTWNVVASYAGDSNFSVGASSPLAVTIAPAAVGLSLNISGNASAMTNVQQTYTIKLSLPSGVTTTNTPTGTIAVSANMGGNFTSLGTVSAASAFSANGATVTTTFTTAGTYVIAATYSGDANFTSTSGNAFTVTVSAGLQPLNLALTGPTTANVGSTHNYVVQLSLPANAMTTYTPSGNVTLSAVGPNSTTLTLGTVSAATAFSANGGTIAGIFPLTGSYSLVASYQGDANFQGVTSATLAVTATATTTTPAFQIVASDMENATATGGPMDSSSNFPTLNGSVPDTVTITVAAVNSWTGTLNLGASGPASGANIAFYDKSGSAITQIVLPAVGSVTVTAKITPGGSAALKKPGLPWKSYGERGSATLAACMLGLLFVPRGRRRQAAKLFAVVVLLVTIATTSSGCLQSNGGTKSSYVNLTLTPTTPASSPAVGVTFQYNQ
- a CDS encoding prolipoprotein diacylglyceryl transferase family protein, with the protein product MYPFFDIFGVRVYSFGLLVGLGTIGAMIAAHLDFKRRSLRVSVLTAGAVLLGSGVIGSKLDSVLISSLLAHGTSQADLLSKSGFTWFGGVVTAMVAGVGLARYYDVGLLEGFDSIAFLSLGLAIGRIGCFLAGDGDYGPVTRVPWGVDFSHGLVPAAGLRHPTMLYISMFELAIFAWLWPQGRPDVYARKPSGSIFAQWLMLTGLARFVTEHWSLNPIVAFGYTEAELVGLAFAVCGLLLLIFCHLRTTQSVPEKAIG